The Verrucomicrobiia bacterium genome has a segment encoding these proteins:
- the rpsU gene encoding 30S ribosomal protein S21 has protein sequence MTEIRLKKGESIERALRRLKKKLDREGTLREVRNHRHYEKPSERRRRKEKVARFNAMLSARYADL, from the coding sequence GTGACGGAGATACGACTGAAAAAAGGCGAATCGATTGAACGCGCGTTGCGCCGGTTGAAAAAGAAGCTCGACCGGGAAGGCACCCTGCGTGAGGTGCGCAATCACCGGCATTATGAGAAACCGAGTGAACGGCGCCGCCGGAAGGAAAAAGTGGCCCGCTTCAACGCGATGTTGAGCGCGCGTTACGCGGACCTGTAA
- a CDS encoding sugar phosphate isomerase/epimerase, whose protein sequence is MYSFSTCWNSHRHIDGRLMLREIRSLGFEYAELSHGIRISLLPGIFEAVDAGEIRISSLHNFCPLPMGVDRAAPNIFKFTSEDPREREMAFRQTLKTFETAVRVKAPLVVLHMGKVDMKDYTDRLLEMAEAGQRDTPKYEKLCAEVLEKREKRKEPYLAAAYELLRRLQREAEARGLKLGIENREALEEIPFETDFPLFFREFDQPSVVYWHDTGHAQIKENLGFIHHGLHLESLADRLAGFHIHDVSFPGRDHLPPGAGGIDFAALAGMVKPEHIKVLELGPWVPTADVQRGWEHIRSLWGEV, encoded by the coding sequence ATGTACTCCTTTTCCACCTGTTGGAATTCGCATCGGCACATCGATGGACGGTTGATGCTGCGCGAGATCCGCTCGCTCGGCTTCGAATATGCCGAGCTGAGCCACGGCATCCGCATCAGCCTGCTGCCGGGCATCTTTGAGGCGGTGGACGCCGGGGAAATCCGCATCTCCTCGCTGCACAACTTCTGCCCGCTGCCCATGGGCGTGGACCGCGCGGCGCCCAACATTTTCAAGTTCACCTCCGAGGATCCCCGCGAGCGCGAGATGGCATTCCGCCAGACTCTGAAGACCTTTGAAACCGCCGTCCGTGTCAAGGCCCCGCTGGTCGTTCTGCACATGGGCAAGGTGGACATGAAGGATTACACGGATCGCCTGCTGGAAATGGCCGAGGCGGGCCAGCGGGACACGCCCAAATACGAAAAACTCTGCGCCGAAGTCCTGGAGAAACGGGAGAAACGCAAAGAGCCCTACCTGGCCGCGGCCTACGAGCTGCTGCGGCGGCTGCAGCGCGAAGCCGAGGCCCGCGGCCTCAAACTGGGCATCGAAAACCGCGAGGCCCTCGAGGAAATCCCGTTTGAGACGGATTTCCCGCTGTTTTTCCGGGAGTTTGACCAGCCCAGCGTGGTGTACTGGCACGATACCGGGCACGCCCAAATCAAGGAAAACCTGGGTTTCATTCACCACGGTTTGCATCTGGAATCGCTGGCCGACCGCCTGGCCGGCTTTCACATTCATGATGTCAGTTTTCCGGGGCGCGACCACCTCCCGCCCGGGGCCGGGGGCATTGATTTTGCCGCGTTGGCGGGAATGGTGAAACCGGAACACATCAAAGTGCTGGAGCTGGGGCCGTGGGTGCCCACGGCAGATGTTCAGCGTGGTTGGGAGCACATCCGCTCCCTGTGGGGCGAAGTGTGA
- a CDS encoding sigma-54 dependent transcriptional regulator has translation MEKPTLLIVDDEKPTREGLRAALEERYDVYVAEDARAAMELLERDHFDVLLTDLRLPGEDGLALIARAKSLPRPPVCLLMTAYGSEDVAVAAMKRGADDYIAKGRLQIDELELRIARALRQQRLESENQNLRQQLDQKYGLENIIGASPAMQEVFETVRQVAPTRATVLIHGESGTGKELIAKAIHQLSPRARNPMVTVHCAALAPTLLESELFGHEKGAFTGAHERRIGRFEQAQGGTLFLDEIGEIDATIQIKLLRFLGERTFERVGSNKTITADVRLLAATNKNLAELVAAGKFREDLFFRLRVVEIYLPPLRERRGDIPLLAMAFLREFARENNKPVREFSPEAMEVLLEHNWPGNVRELRTAVEHAVVLCRGERILPRDLPASVRKQENPLPVSREKAPGPLPAMTIRDAEKQLIIRALEESNGNRAEAARRVGISRRTFYRKLKEYQLEHL, from the coding sequence ATGGAAAAGCCAACCTTGTTGATTGTGGATGACGAGAAGCCCACCCGCGAAGGGTTGCGGGCCGCCCTCGAGGAGCGTTACGACGTGTACGTGGCCGAGGACGCCCGGGCGGCCATGGAGCTGTTGGAGCGGGATCATTTTGATGTGTTGTTAACCGACCTGCGGCTCCCGGGCGAGGACGGCCTGGCTTTGATTGCCCGGGCCAAATCGCTCCCGCGGCCGCCGGTGTGTCTGCTCATGACGGCCTACGGTTCGGAGGATGTGGCGGTGGCGGCCATGAAACGCGGCGCCGATGACTACATCGCCAAAGGCCGCCTCCAGATTGACGAGCTGGAGCTGCGCATTGCCCGGGCCCTCCGGCAGCAGCGCCTGGAGAGTGAGAATCAAAACCTTCGCCAGCAGCTGGACCAGAAATACGGACTGGAAAACATCATTGGCGCCTCCCCCGCCATGCAGGAGGTCTTTGAGACGGTCCGGCAGGTGGCGCCCACCCGGGCCACGGTGCTGATTCATGGCGAAAGCGGCACGGGCAAGGAGCTGATCGCCAAGGCCATCCATCAGCTCAGCCCCCGGGCCCGCAATCCCATGGTCACTGTTCACTGCGCCGCGCTGGCGCCGACACTGTTGGAGAGCGAATTGTTCGGGCACGAAAAGGGCGCCTTCACGGGAGCCCATGAGCGGCGGATCGGCCGCTTCGAGCAGGCGCAGGGAGGCACGCTTTTCCTGGACGAAATCGGGGAGATTGACGCCACCATTCAAATCAAGCTCCTGCGATTCTTGGGCGAAAGAACCTTCGAGCGGGTGGGCTCCAACAAGACCATCACCGCGGATGTCCGCCTGCTGGCGGCCACCAACAAAAACCTGGCCGAGCTGGTGGCCGCTGGAAAGTTCCGCGAAGACCTCTTTTTCCGCCTGCGCGTGGTGGAGATTTATCTGCCCCCCCTGCGGGAGCGGCGCGGCGACATCCCGCTGCTGGCGATGGCCTTTTTGCGCGAGTTTGCGCGTGAAAACAACAAACCGGTGCGCGAGTTTTCCCCGGAGGCGATGGAGGTGCTGCTCGAGCACAACTGGCCGGGCAACGTGCGCGAGCTGCGCACCGCCGTGGAGCATGCGGTGGTGCTGTGCCGGGGGGAGCGAATCCTGCCGCGGGATTTGCCGGCCTCGGTGCGCAAGCAGGAAAACCCCCTGCCGGTGTCACGCGAGAAGGCGCCCGGCCCGCTGCCGGCCATGACCATCCGGGATGCGGAAAAGCAGTTGATCATTCGCGCCCTGGAGGAAAGCAACGGCAACCGGGCGGAGGCCGCCCGGCGGGTGGGCATCAGCCGGCGGACGTTCTATCGGAAACTCAAGGAATACCAGCTTGAGCATTTGTGA
- a CDS encoding ATP-binding protein codes for MPGSKSNFLDKVLGRIGRLDQEGLQSVVQRLARERNFLETLFNTIEDGILVVDENGRIIYFNQSVTRLLGLAPEATEGQSLERFLPELDWKKVLNFDHQGGQRVVRMELEVNFPRPRYLWLYAAPLDGEAAGSLGVALILHDATETRQKTFEAIESERVQALTLLAASVAHEIGNPLNALHIHLQLMERECKKLRALHEPAPMPATTAGRGRRKTGRTGARDEAGAEALTRLEKYLEVAKGEIGRLDYIITEFLQAMRPTAPQMKLGSLNEAVEATLALLQPELDNRGITVQLRLARHLSPVAHDPVQIKQVLVNLVKNAMQAMSQGGVLTLATGESGEEAWIEVRDTGGGIPKETLSRLFEPFFTTKKKGTGLGLMIVQRIVRGHGGRIEIESQAGQGSTFRVILPRHQRPPRLLEAPAVVETEAKPT; via the coding sequence ATGCCGGGCAGCAAGTCCAATTTTTTGGATAAAGTGCTGGGCCGCATCGGGCGGCTGGACCAGGAAGGCCTGCAATCCGTCGTCCAACGCCTGGCCCGCGAGCGCAATTTCCTGGAGACGCTCTTTAACACCATTGAGGACGGCATCCTGGTGGTGGATGAAAACGGCAGGATCATCTACTTCAATCAATCGGTCACCCGGCTCCTGGGGCTGGCGCCGGAGGCCACCGAAGGCCAGAGTCTGGAGCGTTTTCTGCCGGAGCTGGACTGGAAAAAGGTCCTGAATTTTGACCACCAGGGGGGGCAGCGGGTCGTGCGGATGGAGTTGGAGGTTAATTTTCCGCGGCCGCGGTATTTGTGGCTCTATGCGGCCCCGCTGGACGGCGAGGCGGCCGGCAGTCTGGGGGTGGCCTTGATTCTGCATGACGCCACCGAGACGCGGCAGAAGACCTTCGAGGCCATTGAAAGCGAGCGGGTGCAGGCCCTGACTCTGCTGGCGGCCAGTGTGGCCCATGAAATTGGCAATCCGCTCAATGCGTTGCACATCCATCTGCAACTGATGGAGCGGGAGTGCAAAAAATTGCGCGCCCTCCACGAGCCGGCACCCATGCCCGCCACCACGGCGGGGCGCGGGCGGCGGAAGACAGGCCGGACGGGCGCCCGGGACGAAGCGGGGGCGGAGGCGCTGACCCGGCTGGAGAAATATCTGGAGGTGGCCAAAGGTGAGATTGGGCGCCTGGATTACATCATCACGGAGTTTTTGCAGGCGATGCGGCCCACCGCGCCCCAGATGAAACTGGGCAGCCTGAACGAGGCGGTGGAGGCGACGCTGGCCCTGTTGCAGCCGGAGCTGGACAACCGGGGAATTACGGTGCAGTTGCGGCTGGCGCGCCACCTCTCACCCGTGGCGCATGATCCGGTTCAAATCAAACAGGTCCTGGTCAATCTGGTGAAGAACGCCATGCAGGCCATGAGCCAGGGCGGAGTCCTGACCCTGGCCACCGGCGAAAGCGGCGAAGAGGCCTGGATCGAAGTCCGCGATACCGGCGGCGGCATCCCCAAAGAGACCCTGAGCCGCTTGTTTGAGCCGTTTTTCACCACCAAAAAGAAGGGCACGGGGCTGGGATTGATGATCGTGCAGCGGATTGTTCGCGGGCACGGCGGCCGGATTGAAATTGAAAGCCAGGCGGGGCAGGGGAGCACTTTCCGCGTGATTCTGCCCCGCCACCAGCGGCCGCCCCGGTTGTTGGAGGCGCCAGCGGTGGTGGAGACGGAGGCCAAGCCAACTTAA
- a CDS encoding phosphatidylinositol-specific phospholipase C/glycerophosphodiester phosphodiesterase family protein: MKAKSATVMVFCKVRLLMVLGLAVIAAQPARTAEGPRPLPQAHAHNDYEHERPLLDALAHGFCSVEADIWLVDGQLLVAHNRRDVKPERTLQKLYLDPLRERVRENGGRVYPQGPTVTLMIDVKSEAEATYAELRKVLEGYTNMLTRFTPTSTVPGAVMVVLSGNRAARMVAAEAQRYVALDGRLGDLEGNASPHLMPLISDNWTLHFRWRGAGEMPPEERQKLQRLVRQAHDQGRRIRFWATPERPEVWRELRAAGVDLLNTDKLAELRDFLNP, encoded by the coding sequence ATGAAGGCCAAATCAGCAACGGTCATGGTTTTCTGCAAAGTCCGGCTCTTGATGGTGCTGGGCCTTGCCGTGATTGCCGCGCAGCCAGCCAGGACGGCCGAAGGGCCCAGGCCGCTGCCACAGGCCCATGCCCACAATGATTATGAGCATGAACGGCCTTTGCTCGACGCCCTGGCGCACGGATTTTGCAGCGTGGAGGCGGACATCTGGCTGGTGGACGGACAGCTCCTGGTGGCGCACAACCGGCGCGATGTCAAGCCGGAGCGCACTCTTCAGAAACTGTATTTGGACCCCTTGCGGGAGCGCGTGCGCGAAAACGGCGGGCGGGTGTATCCGCAGGGGCCGACGGTAACGTTGATGATTGACGTGAAATCCGAGGCGGAGGCTACCTATGCCGAATTGCGCAAAGTGCTGGAAGGTTACACGAATATGTTGACGCGCTTCACGCCCACCAGCACGGTGCCCGGGGCGGTGATGGTGGTGTTGTCGGGCAACCGGGCAGCCCGCATGGTGGCGGCAGAGGCGCAGCGGTATGTGGCCCTGGATGGGCGGTTGGGGGATTTGGAGGGCAATGCCTCCCCGCATCTCATGCCGTTGATCAGTGATAATTGGACCCTGCATTTCCGCTGGCGGGGAGCAGGCGAAATGCCCCCCGAAGAGCGGCAGAAGTTGCAACGCCTGGTGCGGCAGGCGCACGACCAGGGCCGGCGCATCCGGTTCTGGGCCACGCCGGAGCGGCCGGAGGTGTGGCGGGAATTGCGCGCCGCAGGAGTGGATCTGCTCAATACCGACAAGCTGGCCGAGTTGCGGGATTTTCTCAACCCGTAG
- a CDS encoding polysaccharide lyase family protein yields the protein MTLRQQWAGLLRKAGWLCLLWCLLPGSRAATASEGIFLLGQPDGSGLEFGLSEQQWPAYARTYPQPIVFTVGRSKLADWPYIHPSHHDRWAGSKAHTFTLVFSLPEKPAEPMYFILGLADAHTPSEVTIGLNHTEIARRRAPGGRGVASDPHQAGQVSAMVFPVPPHLLQAGENWLTITLSDGSWVVYDYVYLGPRKTPLPLKGMEPPDPATFLAGPMAGVEEVVFAVRKVGDDGHWYANISYYADCELEFKHGNPFTHNGKRVAYRLGGKLGVLNLRTGSVRWLIDDPRGGVRDPVVHYDGRTILFAYRKGDDEHYHLYTIQADGTGLRQLTHGDYDDFEPCWLPDGGILFVSTRARRWVNCWLTQVATLHRCDANGQHLRMISANNEHDNTPWVLPDGRILYQRWEYVDRSQVDYHHLWTANPDGTAQMVFYGNQRPGIVMIDAKPIPHSSKVVAIFSPGHGQREHAGAVAVIDPAGGPDDAKMARTISRGRQDYRDPWAFSEQAFMVAEGPEIQLMNSQGATTPLYRLPESDVREGYWLHEPRPLVPRQREKVIAPLAQPGQTTGRVVLANIYEGRNMQGVKPGEIKKLLVLETLPKPINFTGGMDPLTYGGSFTLERILGTVPVEPDGSAYFELPALRGLFFVALDENDLAVKRMQSFLTVQPGELVSCVGCHEQRTKSYLPPGPLLAVRRPPSRIEPVAGAPEVFDFPRDIQPILNRLCVDCHDYTATPRGGPRAGGIILTGDHGPIFSHAYFTLTVKQLFRDGRNEARSNYRPRQLGSSASRLLQMLDGTHYGVQATPRDKQWLRLWIESGAVYPGTYAALGAGSIGGYQENEQIHLDTQWPTTQAGAEVLQRRCGECHTGQRTLPRSLSDELGISFWRFDLKDPRLQFSRHILFNLSRPEKSLLALAPLAREAGGLGICTNQAGRVVFPETADPDWQKLVAMAQGGKDYLAKIKRFDMPGYVPRHGWVREMKRYGILPVDLDPAVTQINFYEVEQRYWQSFGPRP from the coding sequence ATGACCCTCAGGCAACAGTGGGCCGGCCTGCTCCGCAAGGCGGGGTGGCTTTGTTTGCTCTGGTGCTTGCTGCCCGGCAGCCGCGCGGCAACGGCGTCCGAGGGGATCTTCCTGCTGGGGCAGCCTGATGGCTCAGGATTGGAGTTCGGCCTGTCTGAACAGCAATGGCCGGCCTATGCGCGCACTTACCCCCAGCCCATTGTCTTCACGGTGGGCCGGAGCAAGCTGGCCGACTGGCCCTACATTCATCCCTCCCATCATGACCGGTGGGCCGGAAGCAAAGCCCATACCTTTACCCTGGTTTTTTCCCTGCCGGAGAAACCGGCCGAGCCGATGTATTTCATCCTCGGCCTGGCCGATGCCCATACCCCTTCGGAGGTGACCATCGGGCTGAACCACACGGAAATTGCCCGCCGCCGCGCCCCGGGCGGGCGGGGCGTGGCAAGCGATCCCCACCAGGCAGGGCAGGTTTCCGCCATGGTGTTTCCCGTGCCGCCGCACCTGTTGCAGGCGGGGGAAAACTGGCTGACCATCACCCTGAGCGATGGCAGTTGGGTGGTCTATGACTATGTCTATCTGGGGCCGCGAAAAACGCCCCTCCCGCTCAAAGGCATGGAGCCACCTGACCCGGCCACCTTCCTGGCGGGGCCTATGGCCGGCGTGGAAGAGGTGGTCTTTGCGGTGCGCAAGGTGGGGGACGACGGCCATTGGTACGCCAACATCAGTTACTACGCGGATTGCGAACTGGAGTTCAAGCACGGCAATCCCTTCACGCACAACGGCAAGCGGGTGGCCTACCGGCTGGGGGGCAAACTCGGCGTGCTGAATCTGCGCACCGGCAGCGTGCGCTGGCTGATTGACGATCCCCGCGGCGGCGTGCGCGACCCCGTGGTGCATTATGACGGCAGGACCATCCTCTTCGCCTACCGCAAGGGGGACGACGAGCATTACCACCTGTACACCATCCAGGCGGATGGCACGGGGTTGCGGCAGTTGACCCATGGGGACTATGACGATTTCGAGCCGTGCTGGCTGCCCGATGGCGGCATCCTCTTTGTGAGCACCCGCGCCCGGCGGTGGGTGAACTGCTGGCTGACCCAGGTGGCCACGCTGCACCGCTGTGATGCCAACGGCCAGCACCTCCGCATGATCTCCGCCAACAACGAGCATGACAATACGCCGTGGGTGCTGCCCGATGGCCGGATTCTCTACCAGCGCTGGGAATATGTGGACCGCTCCCAGGTGGACTATCATCACCTGTGGACGGCCAATCCGGATGGCACGGCGCAAATGGTGTTCTATGGCAATCAGCGCCCGGGCATTGTCATGATTGACGCCAAACCAATTCCCCACAGCTCCAAGGTGGTGGCCATTTTCTCGCCGGGCCACGGCCAGCGTGAACATGCCGGCGCGGTGGCGGTCATTGACCCAGCGGGCGGCCCGGACGATGCCAAAATGGCGCGGACGATCAGCCGGGGACGCCAGGACTATCGCGATCCGTGGGCTTTTTCCGAGCAGGCGTTCATGGTGGCCGAGGGGCCGGAAATCCAGTTGATGAACTCCCAGGGCGCCACCACGCCGTTGTACCGGCTGCCGGAAAGTGATGTGCGCGAGGGATACTGGCTGCACGAACCGCGGCCGCTGGTGCCGCGCCAGCGGGAGAAAGTCATTGCCCCGCTGGCCCAACCGGGCCAGACCACCGGGCGCGTGGTGCTGGCCAACATCTATGAGGGCCGCAACATGCAGGGCGTCAAGCCGGGAGAAATCAAAAAACTCCTCGTGCTGGAAACGCTGCCCAAGCCCATCAATTTTACCGGCGGCATGGACCCCCTCACCTACGGCGGTTCCTTCACCCTCGAGCGTATTCTGGGGACGGTACCCGTGGAGCCGGACGGCTCCGCCTATTTTGAACTGCCCGCCCTGCGCGGCCTCTTCTTTGTCGCGCTCGACGAAAACGATCTGGCGGTCAAGCGCATGCAGAGTTTCCTGACCGTGCAGCCCGGGGAGCTGGTGAGCTGCGTCGGTTGTCACGAGCAGCGCACCAAAAGCTACCTTCCGCCCGGGCCGTTGCTGGCGGTGCGGCGTCCCCCCAGCCGGATTGAGCCGGTGGCCGGCGCGCCGGAGGTGTTTGATTTTCCGCGCGATATTCAGCCCATTCTCAACCGCTTGTGCGTGGATTGTCATGATTACACCGCCACCCCGCGCGGCGGCCCGCGCGCCGGCGGCATCATCCTCACCGGCGATCACGGGCCGATATTCTCCCATGCCTATTTTACGCTGACGGTGAAGCAGCTTTTCCGGGACGGCCGCAACGAGGCCCGCAGCAATTACCGCCCGCGGCAACTCGGCTCCAGCGCCAGCCGGTTGTTGCAGATGTTGGATGGCACGCATTACGGCGTTCAGGCCACCCCCCGGGACAAACAATGGTTGCGGCTGTGGATCGAGTCCGGCGCGGTGTATCCGGGAACCTACGCCGCGCTGGGGGCCGGCTCCATTGGCGGCTATCAGGAAAATGAGCAGATTCATCTGGATACCCAATGGCCCACCACCCAGGCGGGGGCCGAGGTGCTCCAGCGCCGGTGCGGCGAGTGCCATACGGGGCAGCGCACCCTGCCGCGCTCGCTGTCGGATGAGCTGGGCATTTCCTTTTGGCGGTTTGACCTCAAGGACCCCCGGTTGCAGTTCAGCCGGCATATTCTTTTCAACCTGAGCCGGCCCGAGAAATCGCTGCTGGCCCTGGCGCCGCTGGCGCGGGAGGCCGGCGGGCTGGGCATCTGCACTAATCAAGCGGGGCGCGTGGTGTTCCCCGAAACGGCGGATCCGGACTGGCAGAAACTGGTGGCCATGGCCCAGGGGGGCAAGGATTACCTGGCCAAGATCAAACGCTTCGACATGCCGGGCTATGTCCCGCGGCACGGCTGGGTGCGTGAGATGAAAAGGTACGGGATTTTGCCGGTGGATTTGGATCCGGCCGTCACGCAAATCAATTTCTACGAGGTGGAACAACGTTACTGGCAGTCTTTCGGCCCCCGGCCTTAG
- the corA gene encoding magnesium/cobalt transporter CorA — translation MIRSFAFTTQGRLHMRDIQPFLMPTLLADTNLFLWVDLENASAEEAKLVLEDIFHFHPLSIEDCVMESQSPKVEEYQPKEEDRFSPYLFMVIHAVDYSRKDGVFATSELNFFLGRNFLVTYHDLPQRSVQALEERCLRSNIHIARAPDRVAHSLLDALVDNYKPALEELALEIAELEQQVVQGSGPQVLNKILQAKKEVMHLRQIISPQREVLARFARGEFKLIRAHMVPYYRDVYDGLFRIYELAQTYDDRLTGVLQVYLNLSANRTSEVVKLLTLITVITTPLMLVGTWYGMNFKNMPELDWQYGYLLAFGVTVVATVLTFWYFKKRHWF, via the coding sequence ATGATACGGTCTTTTGCCTTTACCACCCAGGGGCGCCTGCACATGCGGGACATCCAGCCCTTCCTGATGCCCACACTGCTGGCGGACACCAATCTTTTCCTGTGGGTGGATTTGGAGAATGCCTCCGCCGAGGAGGCCAAACTGGTCTTGGAGGACATCTTTCACTTCCATCCCCTGAGCATCGAGGACTGCGTGATGGAGAGCCAGTCGCCGAAGGTGGAGGAGTACCAGCCCAAGGAGGAGGACCGGTTCAGCCCCTACCTGTTCATGGTCATCCATGCGGTGGACTACAGCCGGAAAGACGGCGTGTTTGCCACCAGCGAGTTGAACTTCTTTCTGGGACGCAATTTTCTGGTGACCTACCATGATTTGCCACAGCGGAGCGTCCAGGCCCTGGAGGAGCGCTGCCTGCGGAGCAACATCCACATCGCGCGCGCGCCCGACCGGGTGGCGCACAGCCTGCTGGATGCCCTGGTGGACAATTACAAGCCGGCGCTGGAGGAGCTGGCGCTGGAAATTGCCGAGCTGGAGCAGCAGGTGGTCCAGGGCAGCGGGCCGCAGGTGCTCAATAAAATCCTGCAGGCCAAAAAGGAGGTCATGCACCTGCGGCAGATCATCTCGCCCCAGCGGGAGGTGCTGGCCCGCTTCGCACGGGGCGAGTTCAAACTGATCCGGGCCCACATGGTGCCCTACTACCGCGACGTTTATGACGGGTTGTTCCGCATTTACGAGCTGGCGCAGACCTACGATGACCGCCTGACCGGCGTCTTGCAGGTGTATCTCAACCTCTCCGCCAACCGTACCAGCGAAGTGGTGAAGCTCCTGACGCTGATCACGGTGATCACCACCCCCCTGATGCTGGTGGGCACGTGGTACGGTATGAACTTCAAAAACATGCCGGAGCTGGACTGGCAGTACGGATATCTGCTGGCCTTCGGCGTGACGGTCGTGGCCACGGTTTTAACCTTTTGGTACTTTAAAAAACGCCATTGGTTCTGA
- a CDS encoding flippase-like domain-containing protein yields MSKARKLWRIGWRLTVCALLMGWIFHAIFMNEGRLALTAQGENWEELSRWEQWRAAWRLGPPALWSELRQVQPAAFVLSLLFMGGTLLLGIQRWRMALRVHGLDLSFARAAEISLVAHFFNSFMLGSTGGDLIKAYYAARETHHKKPEAVMTVVVDRLIGLWSMLLFAGLMMLFHLPLLATQESLGVTAALILAMLCGCSVLAVLAFWGGLSRRWPGARQLLRRLPRGEWLEKLLESCREFGRAPGFLLKALALSMLLNVVCVGQYWALGRGLGLGIPPSLYLLLVPMIICIAALPITPSGLGVRENLFVLLLSGPAIGAPSTTALSLSLLAYAGFLLWSLAGGVVYITFREKHQLQEVTASPAAEG; encoded by the coding sequence GTGAGCAAGGCACGAAAACTTTGGCGCATCGGCTGGCGGCTGACGGTGTGCGCGCTGCTGATGGGCTGGATTTTTCACGCCATTTTCATGAATGAAGGCCGCCTGGCCCTGACGGCCCAGGGCGAAAATTGGGAGGAGCTGAGCCGCTGGGAGCAATGGCGGGCCGCCTGGCGACTGGGCCCCCCGGCGCTGTGGAGCGAGTTGCGGCAGGTGCAGCCCGCCGCCTTTGTCCTGAGTCTGCTTTTCATGGGCGGCACCCTCCTGCTGGGCATCCAGCGATGGCGCATGGCCCTGCGCGTCCACGGCCTGGATTTGTCGTTTGCCCGCGCGGCCGAGATTTCGCTGGTGGCCCACTTTTTCAATTCCTTCATGCTGGGTTCCACCGGCGGCGATCTCATCAAGGCCTACTACGCCGCACGCGAAACTCATCACAAAAAGCCGGAAGCCGTCATGACGGTGGTTGTGGACCGGCTTATCGGCTTGTGGAGCATGCTGCTCTTTGCCGGCCTCATGATGTTGTTTCATCTGCCCCTGCTGGCCACCCAAGAAAGCCTTGGCGTGACCGCCGCCTTGATTCTGGCCATGCTGTGCGGCTGCAGCGTGCTGGCCGTGCTGGCCTTCTGGGGGGGGCTTTCGCGCCGCTGGCCCGGCGCGCGGCAGCTTCTGCGGCGGCTGCCGCGGGGCGAATGGCTCGAGAAACTGCTGGAAAGCTGCCGGGAATTTGGCCGCGCCCCGGGTTTTCTGCTCAAGGCGCTCGCGCTGTCCATGCTGCTGAATGTGGTCTGCGTGGGTCAATACTGGGCGTTGGGCCGGGGACTGGGACTGGGCATCCCCCCATCGCTTTACCTGCTGTTGGTGCCCATGATCATTTGCATTGCCGCCCTGCCCATCACGCCCAGCGGGTTGGGGGTGCGGGAAAACTTGTTCGTGCTGCTTCTCAGCGGCCCGGCCATCGGCGCGCCCTCGACCACCGCCCTTTCCCTGTCGCTGCTGGCTTATGCCGGTTTCCTGCTCTGGAGTCTCGCCGGGGGGGTGGTGTACATCACTTTCCGCGAGAAACACCAGCTTCAGGAAGTCACCGCCAGCCCGGCCGCCGAGGGATGA